In one Solanum dulcamara chromosome 1, daSolDulc1.2, whole genome shotgun sequence genomic region, the following are encoded:
- the LOC129900352 gene encoding glycosyltransferase BC10-like: MFNKPLVLSFVLLLSFPLIFLFAPKILHQKHSEISLPDDIDDIALFRRATLDSVHKHRGGIKAVSRLATTNPRRKIAFLFLTNTDLHFAPLWERFFSGHGDSFNIYIHADPSSKVASPGGVFDGRFIPAKKTQRASPSLISAARRLLATAILDDPLNSYFAVVSQHCIPLHSFNFVYKSLFKSTHFPVHRSFIEILSGEPQLWDRYVARGESVMLPEVPFDRFRVGSQFFVLTRNHARLVIRDRRLWRKFKLPCLNKDSCYPEEHYFPTLLSMEDPDGCTHYTLTRVNWTGSVDGHPHTYYPTEISPELIHELRESNNTYSHMFARKFSPDCLKPLMNIANKVIFRE; encoded by the coding sequence ATGTTTAACAAACCTTTAGTTCTTTCCTTTGTTCTTTTGTTATCATTTCCActgattttcctttttgccccaAAAATCCTTCATCAGAAACACTCTGAAATTTCTCTTCCTGATGATATTGATGATATCGCTCTGTTCCGCCGTGCAACTCTTGATtcagtccataaacaccgcggTGGTATTAAGGCAGTTTCCCGGTTGGCTACTACTAATCCCCGCCGGAAAATCGCTTTTCTGTTTCTGACGAACACAGATCTCCATTTCGCGCCTCTTTGGGAGCGATTCTTTTCCGGTCATGGAGATTCGTTTAACATTTACATCCACGCAGATCCATCTTCTAAAGTTGCTTCTCCCGGCGGTGTTTTCGATGGGCGGTTTATTCCGGCGAAGAAAACCCAACGCGCCTCCCCTTCACTCATCTCCGCCGCTCGCCGTCTTCTAGCCACGGCGATTCTAGACGACCCTTTGAATTCCTATTTCGCCGTTGTTTCTCAACACTGTATTCCACTCCACTCTTTCAATTTCGTTTACAAATCTCTCTTCAAATCCACTCATTTCCCGGTGCACCGGAGCTTCATCGAGATACTTTCCGGCGAGCCACAGTTGTGGGATCGGTATGTTGCTAGAGGAGAATCAGTTATGCTACCTGAAGTACCCTTCGATCGGTTTCGAGTCGGGTCACAGTTCTTCGTGCTGACTCGAAACCATGCCCGGTTAGTAATTCGAGACCGGAGGTTATGGAGGAAGTTCAAATTACCTTGTTTGAACAAGGACTCGTGTTACCCGGAAGAGCATTATTTTCCGACCCTTTTATCCATGGAGGATCCGGATGGGTGTACCCATTACACTCTCACTCGGGTCAATTGGACCGGTAGTGTGGACGGACACCCGCACACTTATTACCCGACGGAGATTTCACCGGAGCTCATTCACGAGCTCCGGGAATCAAATAATACTTATTCACACATGTTTGCGAGAAAATTCTCACCGGATTGTTTGAAGCCGTTGATGAACATAGCGAATAAGGTCATTTTCCGGGAATAA
- the LOC129900361 gene encoding dnaJ protein homolog, with the protein MFGRAPKKSDNTKYYEILGVPKAASQEDLKKAYRKAAIKNHPDKGGDPEKFKELAQAYEVLSDPEKREIYDQYGEDALKEGMGGGGGGHDPFDIFQSFFGGGGSPFGGGGSSRGRRQRRGEDVIHPLKVSLEDLYNGTSKKLSLSRNVLCSKCKGKGSKSGASMKCSGCQGSGMKVSIRQLGPSMIQQMQHPCNECKGTGETISDKDRCPQCKGEKVVQEKKVLEVHVEKGMQNGQKVTFPGEADEAPETITGDIVFVLQQKEHPKFKRKGDDLFVEHTLTLTEALCGFQFVLTHLDNRQLLIKSQPGEVVKPDQFKAINDEGMPMYQRPFMRGKLYIHFTVDFPESLTAEQCKNLEAVLPPRPKLQVSDMELDECEETSLHDVNIEDEMRRKQQAAQEAYDEDDDMHGGGAQRVQCAQQ; encoded by the exons ATGTTTGGAAGAGCACCGAAGAAGAGTGATAATACAAAGTATTATGAGATCTTAGGAGTTCCAAAGGCTGCTTCTCAGGAAGATCTCAAGAAGGCTTATCGTAAAGCCGCCATAAAAAATCATCCAGATAAGGGAGGCGATCCTGAAAAG TTTAAAGAGCTTGCCCAAGCTTATGAGGTCTTGAGTGACCCAGAGAAGCGTGAGATATATGATCAGTATGGGGAGGATGCTCTAAAGGAAGGAATGGGTGGTGGAGGCGGTGGACATGACCCATTTGATATATTTCAATCATTCTTTGGTGGTGGTGGAAGCCCCTTTGGTG GTGGTGGAAGCAGCAGAGGCAGGAGACAAAGAAGAGGAGAGGATGTTATCCACCCTCTCAAGGTTTCTTTGGAAGATCTTTACAATGGGACATCAAAGAAGCTTTCACTATCTCGCAATGTGTTGTGCTCAAAGTGCAAGGG TAAAGGGTCCAAGTCAGGTGCTTCAATGAAGTGTTCTGGCTGTCAAGGGTCTGGAATGAAAGTTTCTATCAGACAGCTCGGTCCATCCATGATCCAGCAGATGCAGCATCCTTGCAATGAATGTAAGGGTACTGGTGAGACAATCAGTGACAAAGATAGGTGCCCACAGTGTAAGGGTGAGAAGGTTGTGCAGGAGAAGAAGGTGTTGGAAGTTCACGTGGAGAAGGGTATGCAGAATGGGCAGAAGGTTACATTCCCAGGCGAGGCAGATGAAGCG CCAGAAACCATCACTGGAGACATTGTTTTTGTCTTGCAACAAAAGGAACATCCTAAGTTCAAGCGAAAGGGAGATGATCTTTTTGTTGAGCACACATTGACTTTGACTGAGGCCCTGTGTGGTTTCCAGTTCGTCTTGACTCACCTAGACAACAGACAGCTGCTCATTAAGTCCCAACCTGGCGAAGTTGTCAAGCCTG ATCAGTTCAAGGCTATCAATGATGAAGGAATGCCGATGTACCAAAGGCCTTTCATGAGAGGTAAACTGTACATTCACTTCACTGTTGATTTCCCTGAGTCATTAACAGCAGAGCAGTGCAAGAACCTTGAGGCTGTGCTGCCTCCAAGACCCAAATTGCAAGTTTCTGATATGGAATTAGACGAGTGTGAGGAGACTTCTTTGCATGATGTGAACATTGAGGACGAGATGCGAAGGAAGCAGCAAGCTGCCCAAGAGGCATACGACGaagatgatgatatgcatggtGGTGGTGCACAGAGAGTCCAATGTGCACAGCAGTAA